Proteins from one Ranitomeya variabilis isolate aRanVar5 chromosome 1, aRanVar5.hap1, whole genome shotgun sequence genomic window:
- the DGLUCY gene encoding D-glutamate cyclase, mitochondrial isoform X1 produces the protein MDVSSAPEVPGMVCLQSLRSLFPAAVRGLIRQNRIHVRNTSGMSAGYNQANVVILHKSLAKDFEKFCKANSGPLPLLYRSDPGEWKCPPLSSDADIRTDCLLYRRYEHGVYTESLASLESYTEQMKDMVTFYLGCSFSFESAVQKLGVPVRNVEQERNVSMYKTAVPCHGIGQFSCNLVVTMRPIPQDKLEAAVIATHPMKKYHGAPVHIGSPDYLGIKDLQKTDYGDAVWMHPGDVPVFWACGVTGVEAVVSCRSPLAFTHSPGCMFITDVKNEDTQEPCATQEPLVVQISSDPLHYSLVSKQTAEKIRLLEEIVGIDPGNRGIKNLLIKDELLKSCLSLSHAKSILITTGFPTHYQKVPPEETDGPPGALAMAAILQALGKKVVIVTDGHAIDMNKKIVDDAIEQGVLKTSVPVLSYNGETPECAMKFLCENGNPTAPRFDHLVAIERAGRASDGNYYNARKINIKHLVDPIDDLFVAAQTIPGISTTGVGDGGNELGTGKVKEAVKKYIRNGDTIACDVAADFTVIAGVSNWGGYAVSCALYLLNTCQIHDRYLRKATGFPKLTERATWASSLPSIQKEEKLLAILVNHGIRSGVTGNLAMEVDGLPFYNAHSDMIKRLLEVTF, from the exons ATGGATGTGTCATCAGCCCCTGAG GTGCCTGGCATGGTTTGTCTACAGTCGCTCAGGTCTCTCTTCCCAGCCGCTGTCCGTGGTTTAATACGTCAAAATCGAATACATGTCCGGAACACGTCAGGGATGTCTGCAG GGTATAACCAGGCCAACGTTGTGATTCTGCACAAGTCTCTAGCCAAAGATTTTGAGAAATTTTGCAAAGCCAATAGTGGCCCTCTCCCTCTGTTATACCGCAGCGACCCCGGAGAGTGGAAGTGTCCTCCCCTGAGCAGTGACGCCGATATACG GACGGACTGCCTTCTATATCGGAGATATGAACATGGCGTCTACACAGAGAGCCTCGCCAGCCTGGAGAGTTACACCGAGCAGATGAAGGATATGGTGACTTTCTACCTGGGCTGCAGCTTTTCCTTTGAAAGCGCAGTGCAGAAACTGGGGGTCCCTGTGAGGAATGTGGAGCAGGAACGGAACGTCAGCATGTACAAG ACAGCGGTCCCTTGTCATGGAATCGgacagttttcatgtaaccttgttGTGACCATGAGACCTATTCCTCAAGACAAGCTAGAGGCTGCAGTGATTGCTACACACCCCATGAAGAAATACCATGGAGCTCCGGTGCACATCGGCTCCCCAG ATTATCTTGGGATTAAAGATCTTCAGAAAACTGATTATGGAGATGCGGTGTGGATGCATCCCGGCGATGTCCCGGTGTTCTGGGCGTGCGGTGTCACGGGCGTTGAAGCTGTCGTTAGTTGCA GATCCCCCTTGGCGTTCACCCACTCTCCAGGATGCATGTTTATTACCGATGTTAAAAATGAAGACACTCAAGAACCTTGTGCCACTCAGGAGCCCTTAGTTGTGCAAATCTCCTCTGATCCTTTACATTACAGCCTGGTCTCAAAGCAAACCGCTGAAAAAATCAGGTTGTTGGAAGAAATTGTTGGCATAGATCCAG GTAACCGAGGGATTAAGAATCTGCTCATTAAGGATGAACTTCTCAAGTCCTGCCTCTCCCTATCTCATGCCAAATCCATCCTCATAACCACTGGATTCCCCACTCACTATCAGAAAGTCCCTCCTGAGGAAACAGACGGTCCTCCTGGGGCCCTGGCTATGGCGGCCATATTGCAAGCCCTTGGAAAGAAGGTTGTGATTGTTACAGATGGGCACGCCATCGACATGAATAAGAAAATCGTGGATGATGCTATAGAACAAG GAGTCCTGAAGACGTCCGTGCCAGTGTTATCTTACAACGGGGAAACTCCAGAATGTGCCATGAAATTTCTGTGTGAGAATGGAAACCCCACTGCACCCAG GTTTGATCATTTAGTGGCCATAGAAAGGGCAGGAAGGGCAAGTGATGGCAATTATTATAATGCGAGGAAAATAAACATCAAGCACTTAGTGGATCCCATCGATGACTTGTTTGTTGCTGCACAGACTATTCCAGGCATCAGCACAACCG GGGTTGGAGATGGTGGAAATGAGTTGGGGACAGGAAAAGTAAAGGAGGCTGTGAAGAAGTATATTAGAAATGGAGACACTATCGCCTGTGACGTTGCTGCTGACTTCACGGTGATTGCTG GTGTGTCCAACTGGGGAGGTTATGCCGTGTCATGTGCCTTATACCTCTTGAACACCTGTCAAATACATGATCGGTACTTAAGAAAGGCAACTGGGTTCCCCAAATTGACAGAGCGAGCTACCTGGGCTTCCTCCCTCCCATCCATCCAAAAG
- the DGLUCY gene encoding D-glutamate cyclase, mitochondrial isoform X2, producing the protein MVCLQSLRSLFPAAVRGLIRQNRIHVRNTSGMSAGYNQANVVILHKSLAKDFEKFCKANSGPLPLLYRSDPGEWKCPPLSSDADIRTDCLLYRRYEHGVYTESLASLESYTEQMKDMVTFYLGCSFSFESAVQKLGVPVRNVEQERNVSMYKTAVPCHGIGQFSCNLVVTMRPIPQDKLEAAVIATHPMKKYHGAPVHIGSPDYLGIKDLQKTDYGDAVWMHPGDVPVFWACGVTGVEAVVSCRSPLAFTHSPGCMFITDVKNEDTQEPCATQEPLVVQISSDPLHYSLVSKQTAEKIRLLEEIVGIDPGNRGIKNLLIKDELLKSCLSLSHAKSILITTGFPTHYQKVPPEETDGPPGALAMAAILQALGKKVVIVTDGHAIDMNKKIVDDAIEQGVLKTSVPVLSYNGETPECAMKFLCENGNPTAPRFDHLVAIERAGRASDGNYYNARKINIKHLVDPIDDLFVAAQTIPGISTTGVGDGGNELGTGKVKEAVKKYIRNGDTIACDVAADFTVIAGVSNWGGYAVSCALYLLNTCQIHDRYLRKATGFPKLTERATWASSLPSIQKEEKLLAILVNHGIRSGVTGNLAMEVDGLPFYNAHSDMIKRLLEVTF; encoded by the exons ATGGTTTGTCTACAGTCGCTCAGGTCTCTCTTCCCAGCCGCTGTCCGTGGTTTAATACGTCAAAATCGAATACATGTCCGGAACACGTCAGGGATGTCTGCAG GGTATAACCAGGCCAACGTTGTGATTCTGCACAAGTCTCTAGCCAAAGATTTTGAGAAATTTTGCAAAGCCAATAGTGGCCCTCTCCCTCTGTTATACCGCAGCGACCCCGGAGAGTGGAAGTGTCCTCCCCTGAGCAGTGACGCCGATATACG GACGGACTGCCTTCTATATCGGAGATATGAACATGGCGTCTACACAGAGAGCCTCGCCAGCCTGGAGAGTTACACCGAGCAGATGAAGGATATGGTGACTTTCTACCTGGGCTGCAGCTTTTCCTTTGAAAGCGCAGTGCAGAAACTGGGGGTCCCTGTGAGGAATGTGGAGCAGGAACGGAACGTCAGCATGTACAAG ACAGCGGTCCCTTGTCATGGAATCGgacagttttcatgtaaccttgttGTGACCATGAGACCTATTCCTCAAGACAAGCTAGAGGCTGCAGTGATTGCTACACACCCCATGAAGAAATACCATGGAGCTCCGGTGCACATCGGCTCCCCAG ATTATCTTGGGATTAAAGATCTTCAGAAAACTGATTATGGAGATGCGGTGTGGATGCATCCCGGCGATGTCCCGGTGTTCTGGGCGTGCGGTGTCACGGGCGTTGAAGCTGTCGTTAGTTGCA GATCCCCCTTGGCGTTCACCCACTCTCCAGGATGCATGTTTATTACCGATGTTAAAAATGAAGACACTCAAGAACCTTGTGCCACTCAGGAGCCCTTAGTTGTGCAAATCTCCTCTGATCCTTTACATTACAGCCTGGTCTCAAAGCAAACCGCTGAAAAAATCAGGTTGTTGGAAGAAATTGTTGGCATAGATCCAG GTAACCGAGGGATTAAGAATCTGCTCATTAAGGATGAACTTCTCAAGTCCTGCCTCTCCCTATCTCATGCCAAATCCATCCTCATAACCACTGGATTCCCCACTCACTATCAGAAAGTCCCTCCTGAGGAAACAGACGGTCCTCCTGGGGCCCTGGCTATGGCGGCCATATTGCAAGCCCTTGGAAAGAAGGTTGTGATTGTTACAGATGGGCACGCCATCGACATGAATAAGAAAATCGTGGATGATGCTATAGAACAAG GAGTCCTGAAGACGTCCGTGCCAGTGTTATCTTACAACGGGGAAACTCCAGAATGTGCCATGAAATTTCTGTGTGAGAATGGAAACCCCACTGCACCCAG GTTTGATCATTTAGTGGCCATAGAAAGGGCAGGAAGGGCAAGTGATGGCAATTATTATAATGCGAGGAAAATAAACATCAAGCACTTAGTGGATCCCATCGATGACTTGTTTGTTGCTGCACAGACTATTCCAGGCATCAGCACAACCG GGGTTGGAGATGGTGGAAATGAGTTGGGGACAGGAAAAGTAAAGGAGGCTGTGAAGAAGTATATTAGAAATGGAGACACTATCGCCTGTGACGTTGCTGCTGACTTCACGGTGATTGCTG GTGTGTCCAACTGGGGAGGTTATGCCGTGTCATGTGCCTTATACCTCTTGAACACCTGTCAAATACATGATCGGTACTTAAGAAAGGCAACTGGGTTCCCCAAATTGACAGAGCGAGCTACCTGGGCTTCCTCCCTCCCATCCATCCAAAAG